In Lotus japonicus ecotype B-129 chromosome 5, LjGifu_v1.2, one genomic interval encodes:
- the LOC130721579 gene encoding transcription factor DICHOTOMA-like, whose translation MFSSTSYHDSINPFPSSFPSSSYPSLPFLIDPENINNFPQDPLVSHPFIHDSNINDAPIFTHDTTNLAVSVSHLLEQQDPLGGNNYASSIVPNFLRASKPAASASAAAAMATTKKDRHSKIHTSQGLRDRRVRLSSEIARKFFDLQDMLEFDKPSNTLEWLFTKSESAIQELARSKNCSCSSNSNNNPSNNNKSLFGGGDNHNGTNSIRGRGNSKLKWTTQRDQDVCVLQNKKESRERARARARERTCYKMLEDQRCPANTTQIMHQLRSSSPIQLLQPYPHLMDNSEAVSGGGGGDGFNVIEESIMIKRNMMSSNSHPHENHHLAIPNKEAGFNNNYIDYPLLQPYSTTPNWEIATMNMNLSTCFMNQW comes from the coding sequence ATGTTCTCTTCCACCTCATATCATGACTCCATTAACCCTTTCCCTTCTTCTTTCCCTTCATCCTCTTACCCTTCTCTTCCTTTTCTCATTGATCCTGAAAATATCAATAATTTTCCTCAGGATCCACTTGTTTCTCATCCCTTCATACATGATAGTAACATCAATGATGCTCCAATATTCACACATGACACAACCAATTTGGCAGTTTCAGTTTCACACTTGCTTGAACAACAGGATCCACTTGGTGGTAATAACTATGCTAGTAGCATTGTTCCTAATTTCCTCAGAGCTTCAAAACCTGCAGCTTCTGCTTCTGCAGCTGCAGCCATGGCTACCACAAAGAAAGACAGGCACAGCAAGATTCACACATCTCAGGGGTTAAGGGACCGCCGGGTGAGGCTATCGAGCGAGATAGCGCGAAAGTTCTTCGATCTTCAGGACATGCTGGAGTTTGACAAGCCAAGCAACACACTTGAGTGGCTCTTCACAAAGTCTGAGAGTGCAATCCAAGAGCTTGCAAGGAGTAAGAACTGTTCCTGCAGCAGTAACAGTAACAACAACCCTTCAAATAACAACAAATCATTATTTGGTGGTGGTGATAATCATAATGGAACTAATTCCATCAGAGGGAGGGGCAACAGCAAGTTGAAGTGGACTACACAGAGGGATCAAGATGTTTGTGTTCTTCAGAATAAGAAGGAGTCAAGGGAGAGAGCAAGAGCAAGAGCTAGAGAAAGAACCTGTTACAAGATGTTGGAAGATCAAAGATGCCCTGCAAATACTACTCAAATAATGCATCAATTGAGGTCATCATCACCTATTCAGCTTCTTCAACCCTATCCTCACCTAATGGATAATAGTGAAGCAGtatctggtggtggtggtggagatgggTTTAATGTGATTGAGGAATCTATCATGATAAAAAGGAACATGATGTCTTCTAATTCTCATCCCCACGAAAACCATCACCTTGCAATCCCTAATAAGGAAGCAGGTTTCAACAACAACTATATTGACTACCCTCTATTGCAGCCCTATTCCACTACCCCAAATTGGGAAATAGCCACCATGAACATGAATCTCTCTACATGTTTCATGAACCAGTGGTAA